The following are from one region of the Ochotona princeps isolate mOchPri1 chromosome 15, mOchPri1.hap1, whole genome shotgun sequence genome:
- the KERA gene encoding keratocan → MATTIGFIIWVLFITDTVWTQSVRQAYEGNESEDWSADDFDCPMECFCPPNFPTALYCENRGLKEIPAIPSRIWYLYLENNLIETIPEKPFENATQLRWINLNKNKITNYGIEKGALSQLKKLLFLFLEDNELEEVPSPLPRSLEQLQLARNKVSRIPQGTFSNLENLTLLDLQHNKLLDNAFQRDTFKGLKNLMQLNMAKNALRNMPPRLPANTMQLFLDNNSIEGIPENYFNVIPKVAFLRLNHNKLSDAGLPSSGFDVSSILDLQLSHNRLTKVPRISAHLQHLHLDHNKIRSVNVSLICPTTSTPHPERDSFIHGPQLSYLRLDGNEIKPPIPMDLMNCFRLLQAVII, encoded by the exons ATGGCAACTACCATTGGTTTTATCATTTGGGTGTTATTCATAACAGATACTGTGTGGACTCAAAGTGTGAGACAGGCCTATGAAGGAAATGAGTCAGAAGATTGGAGCGCGGATGACTTTGATTGTCCCATGGAGTGCTTCTGTCCCCCCAATTTTCCCACTGCTCTGTACTGCGAAAATCGAGGTCTCAAAGAAATCCCTGCTATTCCTTCAAGGATCTGGTATCTTTATCTTGAAAACAACCTGATAGAAACCATTCCAGAGAAGCCATTTGAGAATGCCACCCAGCTGAGATggataaatctaaacaaaaacaaaataaccaaCTATGGAATTGAAAAAGGAGCCCTGAGCCAACTGAAGAAACTCCTCTTCTTATTTCTGGAAGACAATGAGTTAGAAGAAGTACCTTCTCCACTGCCAAGAAGTTTAGAACAATTACAGTTGGCTAGAAATAAGGTATCTAGGATTCCTCAAGGAACCTTCAGCAATCTAGAGAACTTGACTCTTCTTGATCTGCAGCATAATAAACTGTTAGACAATGCCTTTCAAAGAGACACCTTTAAGGGCCTTAAGAATCTTATGCAGCTCAACATGGCCAAGAATGCCCTGAGAAATATGCCACCAAGATTGCCAGCCAACACAATGCAATTATTTTTAGACAACAATTCCATTGAAGGAATaccagaaaattattttaatgtgatCCCTAAAGTGGCCTTCCTGAGACTAAACCACAACAAATTATCAGATGCAGGCCTCCCATCAAGTGGCTTTGATGTGTCGTCCATTCTGGACCTTCAGCTCTCTCACAATCGACTCACAAAGGTTCCCCGGATCAGTGCTCACCTGCAGCACCTTCACCTTGACCACAACAAAATTAGAA GCGTGAACGTCTCGTTAATATGTCCTACCACTAGCACACCGCATCCTGAACGAGATTCCTTCATTCATGGACCTCAGCTTAGCTACCTCCGCCTGGATGGAAATGAGATCAAACCTCCAATCCCAATGGATTTAATGAACTGCTTCAGGCTCCTTCAGGCTGTTATTATATAA